A genomic stretch from Aedes albopictus strain Foshan chromosome 2, AalbF5, whole genome shotgun sequence includes:
- the LOC134286267 gene encoding uncharacterized protein LOC134286267 gives MFFQVQMKKQDQRSQMILWNNGNPDNEPEVYAVTVMTFGAACSPSCAHYVKNRNADRFEEQYPRAVECIKYEHYVDDMLASVETEGEAVQLASDVHSIHAQGGFEIRNWLSNSSVVVESLHENSATEKNLSFYAEMATEKVLGMWWDTTTDTFTFKLSPKHDAELLSGARMPTKREVLRTLMAIYDPMGLIANFLIYLKILLQEIWRSECGWDDEIDGKLAEKWMTWIEALPNVRLVSIPRCYRIETSAELTNNVELHVFCDASENGMAAVAYFRFEEEGKVECALIGSKTRVAPLKFLSIPRLELQAAVLGARLADCIAKSHRMKISRRVFWTDSRDVVCWLRSDHRRYSQFVAFRVSELLDTTQASEWRWLPTQKNVADEGTKWQRLPDFQPSGRWFRGPNFVWQSVQWPGDSGDLGATMEEIRPSILHHTVGVGDILVDFERFSKWKRLLRSVGYVLRFVSNLRKRTMKLTLELGPLTQEELKLAENTIYRLVQQQAFPDEIQLIRDRFPQTNPWERILPRSSPLYKVSPIIDEHGVLRMRGRINACEWADESAKNPILLPRQNYVTNLVIADYHATCRHQNHQTALNQIRLKYSIPRLRTEFDRVRRNCQRCKVRRASPQMGISPRSLSMTDLLF, from the coding sequence ATGTTCTTCCAAGTCCAGATGAAGAAGCAGGATCAGCGAAGTCAGATGATCCTGTGGAACAATGGGAATCCAGACAACGAACCCGAAGTGTACGCTGTTACAGTCATGACGTTCGGGGCGGCGTGCTCTCCAAGCTGTGCACACTACGTGAAGAACCGGAATGCTGACAGATTCGAGGAACAGTATCCAAGAGCGGTCGAGTGCATCAAGTACGAGCATTACGTCGATGATATGTTGGCGAGTGTTGAGACCGAGGGAGAAGCTGTGCAACTGGCCAGTGATGTACATTCGATCCATGCTCAAGGAGGCTTCGAGATACGCAATTGGCTATCGAATTCCAGTGTCGTCGTCGAGAGTCTGCACGAAAACTCTGCCACGGAGAAGAATCTGAGTTTCTACGCGGAGATGGCAACGGAGAAGGTACTTGGAATGTGGTGGGACACCACGACCGACACATTCACGTTCAAGCTGTCACCAAAGCACGATGCGGAGCTGCTGTCAGGAGCCAGGATGCCGACAAAACGTGAAGTTCTAAGGACGCTTATGGCCATCTATGACCCAATGGGACTTATTGCCAATTTTCTCATCTACCTAAAGATTCTACTGCAGGAAATCTGGCGTTCCGAATGCGGTTGGGATGACGAGATTGATGGGAAGCTGGCGGAAAAGTGGATGACATGGATTGAAGCGCTGCCGAATGTCCGTTTGGTCAGTATTCCCCGCTGTTACCGAATCGAAACATCAGCTGAACTGACAAACAACGTAGAGCTACACGTTTTCTGTGATGCGAGCGAGAATGGGATGGCAGCCGTGGCGTACTTCAGGTTTGAAGAAGAAGGAAAAGTGGAATGCGCTTTGATTGGGTCAAAAACTCGCGTGGCTCCTCTAAAGTTCCTCTCAATCCCTCGCCTCGAGCTTCAGGCTGCTGTTTTAGGAGCTCGCCTTGCAGATTGCATTGCCAAGTCCCACCGGATGAAGATCAGCCGCCGCGTCTTTTGGACCGATTCCCGCGACGTAGTCTGTTGGCTGCGATCTGATCATCGACGCTATAGCCAATTTGTAGCGTTCAGGGTCAGTGAGTTGCTTGACACTACACAAGCCAGCGAATGGAGGTGGCTGCCAACCCAAAAGAACGTAGCGGATGAAGGGACGAAGTGGCAAAGGCTGCCAGACTTTCAACCAAGCGGCCGTTGGTTTCGTGGTCCCAATTTTGTGTGGCAGTCTGTTCAATGGCCAGGAGATAGCGGAGATTTGGGAGCAACCATGGAGGAGATTCGACCCAGTATTCTACATCATACAGTCGGAGTCGGCGATATACTGGTGGACTTCGAACGGTTTTCGAAATGGAAACGTCTGCTGAGATCGGTCGGATACGTTCTTCGTTTTGTCAGTAACCTCCGGAAGCGGACCATGAAGCTGACCTTGGAACTTGGGCCGCTAACACAGGAAGAACTGAAGCTGGCAGAGAACACCATCTATCGACTAGTTCAGCAGCAAGCATTTCCGGACGAAATTCAGTTGATCCGCGACAGATTTCCGCAGACGAATCCATGGGAGCGAATCTTGCCGAGAAGTAGTCCGTTGTACAAGGTCAGCCCGATCATCGACGAACACGGCGTTCTACGAATGCGAGGACGGATCAATGCCTGCGAATGGGCAGATGAATCTGCCAAGAATCCAATTCTACTCCCGCGGCAAAACTACGTGACCAACTTGGTGATTGCTGACTACCACGCGACATGCCGACATCAAAACCACCAAACAGCACTGAACCAGATACGGCTGAAATACAGCATTCCTCGTCTTCGAACAGAATTCGATCGTGTTCGCAGAAACTGTCAACGTTGTAAAGTTCGCCGAGCAAGTCCGCAAATGGGAATAAGCCCCCGATCGCTTTCGATGACAGACCTACTGTTTTGA